In one window of Pelagicoccus sp. SDUM812003 DNA:
- a CDS encoding HAD family hydrolase, protein MSQVFSTQNKIAIIWDFDKTLIPGYMQQPIFERFEVDEYNFWNEVNTMAARYKERGYTVSGESVYLNHILTYAKAGRMPGLNNKLLRKLGKEIVFYEGLPGFFEELRAITRSKPEYARHDIQLEHYIVSTGLAEMIRGSAIAPYVDGIWGSEFIENPLQPGYLDQEDFPIESEDIISQIGTMIDNTTKTRALFEINKGSNKNETIDVNAKMPAEDRRIPFQNMIYIADGPSDVPSFSVIRKFGGKAYAVYKPGNDKEFEQNDQLLQTGRIHAYGPARYSSDSNTSMWLRMHVHKICQRIVSDREVYLRQNMAGPPRHLKDDPEVVDLEDELTQDTLDLD, encoded by the coding sequence ATGTCCCAAGTATTCTCCACCCAAAACAAGATCGCGATCATCTGGGATTTTGATAAGACCCTGATCCCCGGATACATGCAGCAGCCGATTTTCGAAAGGTTCGAGGTCGACGAATACAATTTCTGGAACGAGGTCAACACCATGGCCGCTCGCTACAAGGAACGCGGCTACACCGTCTCGGGCGAAAGCGTCTACCTCAACCACATCCTCACCTACGCCAAGGCGGGCCGCATGCCGGGCCTGAACAACAAGCTGCTGCGCAAGCTGGGCAAGGAGATCGTGTTCTACGAAGGCCTGCCTGGATTCTTCGAGGAGCTGCGAGCCATCACTCGCTCCAAACCCGAATACGCCCGCCACGACATCCAGCTCGAACACTACATCGTCTCCACCGGACTGGCGGAGATGATCCGCGGCTCCGCCATCGCCCCCTACGTCGACGGCATCTGGGGCAGCGAGTTCATCGAAAATCCGCTTCAGCCCGGCTACCTCGACCAGGAGGACTTCCCCATCGAATCGGAAGACATCATCAGCCAGATCGGCACCATGATCGACAACACCACCAAGACGCGGGCTCTGTTCGAGATCAACAAAGGCTCCAACAAGAACGAAACCATCGACGTGAACGCCAAGATGCCCGCGGAGGATCGGCGCATCCCGTTTCAAAACATGATCTACATCGCCGACGGGCCCAGCGACGTGCCGAGCTTCTCGGTGATCCGCAAGTTCGGCGGCAAGGCCTACGCCGTGTACAAGCCGGGCAACGACAAGGAGTTCGAGCAAAACGACCAGCTGCTGCAGACCGGACGCATCCACGCCTACGGTCCGGCCCGCTACAGCAGCGACAGCAACACCTCCATGTGGCTGCGCATGCACGTGCACAAGATCTGCCAGCGCATCGTCAGCGACCGGGAAGTCTATCTGCGCCAGAACATGGCCGGCCCCCCGCGCCACTTGAAGGACGATCCCGAGGTCGTCGACCTCGAGGACGAGCTGACGCAGGACACGCTGGATCTGGATTAG
- the prfA gene encoding peptide chain release factor 1, which yields MAIKLPEISPFKARVEEIDRMMNAPDFYSDARRSATLAREHMKLRQLLDNYAALEKAKKQLAENEEMLEDPNGDDELRELAELEIPELGDKIEALEKKILAAMIPPDETDSRNTIMEIRAGAGGDEASLFAADLYRMYSRLAERRGWRVEQMSASESGIDGFKEVVFSISGEDVYKALKLESGVHRVQRVPETESQGRIHTSTVTVAVLPEAEEVDVQINPNDLEITATRASGAGGQHVNTTDSAINIVHKPTGITVYCADERSQIKNRAKAMKVLYARILQVKQDEERAKYAENRKKQVGTGDRSERIRTYNFPQSRLTDHRIGLTIHSLTAVMEGELDEVLEALQAEDQRLKIEALMTSTKS from the coding sequence ATGGCCATCAAGCTTCCAGAAATTTCTCCCTTCAAGGCGCGGGTCGAAGAGATCGACCGGATGATGAACGCCCCGGATTTCTACAGCGACGCTCGACGCTCCGCGACGCTCGCTCGCGAGCACATGAAGCTGCGTCAGCTCCTCGACAACTATGCCGCCCTCGAGAAGGCGAAGAAGCAGTTGGCCGAAAACGAGGAGATGCTGGAGGATCCAAACGGCGATGACGAGCTGCGCGAGCTGGCGGAGCTGGAGATTCCCGAGCTGGGCGACAAGATCGAAGCGTTGGAAAAGAAGATCCTCGCCGCCATGATTCCTCCCGACGAAACGGACTCGCGCAATACCATTATGGAAATCCGAGCCGGCGCGGGCGGCGACGAGGCGTCCCTCTTCGCCGCGGATCTCTACCGCATGTATTCTCGCCTGGCGGAGCGGCGCGGCTGGCGGGTGGAGCAGATGAGCGCCAGCGAAAGCGGCATCGACGGCTTCAAGGAAGTGGTTTTTTCCATCAGCGGCGAGGACGTCTACAAGGCCCTCAAGCTGGAGAGCGGGGTGCATCGCGTGCAGCGGGTGCCGGAAACGGAGTCTCAGGGCCGCATCCATACCTCGACTGTCACTGTCGCGGTGCTGCCGGAAGCGGAGGAAGTGGATGTGCAGATCAACCCGAACGATCTGGAAATCACCGCCACGCGGGCCAGCGGGGCGGGCGGACAGCACGTCAACACTACCGACTCCGCCATCAACATCGTGCACAAGCCTACCGGCATCACGGTCTATTGCGCCGATGAACGCTCTCAGATCAAGAACCGGGCCAAGGCCATGAAGGTCCTCTACGCCCGCATCCTCCAGGTGAAGCAGGACGAAGAGCGGGCCAAGTACGCCGAAAACCGCAAGAAGCAGGTCGGCACCGGCGATCGCAGCGAACGCATCCGCACCTATAATTTCCCGCAAAGCCGCCTCACGGACCATCGAATCGGCCTGACCATCCACAGCTTGACCGCGGTGATGGAAGGCGAGCTCGATGAGGTGCTCGAAGCGCTGCAAGCCGAGGATCAGCGCCTCAAGATCGAGGCCTTGATGACCAGCACCAAGTCCTAG
- the prmC gene encoding peptide chain release factor N(5)-glutamine methyltransferase, whose protein sequence is MAEMLTVLEVIQRSSAFLEGKGVESPRLNAEWLIASALGMDRMKLYMQFDRPLRERELADMRSLVARRAKREPLQYILGSTPFHELDLKVDARALIPRPETEQLVEKIVDFVGGSDHPLRILDLGTGTGAIALALAYSLPHAEILAVDESAEALQLAEENALRNGLQNRVRFLQSDWFEAIPIELRFELIVSNPPYLTLEELHSAQPEVKDHEPRAALVADDAGLADLRLIVQGAGERLAGPGSSLWMETGIAHREALSELCLASGFLAVEGLDDWSGRPRFIKAIK, encoded by the coding sequence ATGGCCGAGATGCTCACAGTGCTGGAAGTGATCCAGCGAAGCAGCGCCTTTCTGGAGGGCAAAGGGGTGGAAAGCCCGCGCCTCAACGCCGAATGGCTCATCGCCTCGGCTCTGGGAATGGATCGCATGAAGCTCTACATGCAGTTCGACCGACCGCTGCGCGAGCGGGAGCTGGCCGATATGCGCTCGCTGGTGGCCAGGCGAGCCAAGCGCGAGCCTTTGCAGTACATCCTAGGCTCCACGCCGTTCCACGAGCTTGACCTCAAGGTGGACGCTCGGGCTCTCATCCCGCGTCCCGAAACGGAGCAGCTGGTGGAAAAGATCGTCGATTTCGTGGGCGGAAGCGACCATCCGCTGCGTATCCTCGATCTGGGCACAGGTACCGGAGCGATCGCCCTGGCGTTGGCCTACTCCCTGCCGCACGCTGAGATTCTGGCGGTCGACGAGAGCGCCGAAGCCTTGCAGCTGGCTGAGGAGAACGCCTTGCGAAACGGTTTGCAGAATCGAGTCCGCTTTTTGCAGAGCGATTGGTTCGAAGCGATCCCGATCGAGCTGCGCTTCGAGCTGATCGTTTCCAATCCCCCCTACCTGACGCTAGAGGAGCTGCATAGCGCCCAGCCCGAGGTGAAGGACCACGAACCGCGCGCCGCCCTGGTGGCGGACGACGCTGGTCTGGCCGACCTGCGCCTCATCGTGCAGGGAGCCGGGGAACGCCTCGCCGGCCCCGGAAGCAGCTTGTGGATGGAGACCGGCATCGCCCATCGGGAAGCGCTTAGCGAACTGTGCTTGGCCAGCGGCTTTTTGGCGGTCGAAGGGCTGGATGACTGGAGCGGACGCCCTCGTTTCATCAAAGCGATTAAGTAG
- a CDS encoding sialate O-acetylesterase — translation MKPCVALLICILTALAANAQAELKLASPFGDHMVLQRGRSIPVWGWALPEQRVEVAFAAIRAETRADRQGSWSIDLPALEASSEPRHLTVSIPATGESIRISDVLVGEVWLCGGQSNMERQLGPREGQKEIVGWRSEAASADLPLIRELYVEQSLSLAPRKQVEARWRVCAPETVKDFTAVGFFFARSLSESALAGVPIGIIHSSWGGTPAEAWTSREGLQGFASMRSDLDLIDLRARDPEAAARRYEAQLEAWFETIDPSAPGAKRASLDLEDDTWEAIRLPVMWENAGHEGYDGVAWMRKRFHVPPSWLGQPLTLRLGAIDDLDTTFLNGKKLGTTSGWTTERVYEIPSELVRAGENVVAIRILDTGGGGGVWNESLPLEIGPSSGEYDAVSLAGEWRVRFGPPLDWSVPPPMDVAESPSAPTALFNAMIAPLVPYAMRGCVFYQGEANAGRAEQYARLLPALIEDWRSRWGQGSFPFLYVQIAPFSGMPPEIREAQLQALKGTSNTAMAVTIDVGDARDIHPALKKPVGERLALAARALAYGEGVEYSGPLFEQCRLQGTSVAVEFSRLGGGLVAPDGELIGFEIADGAGAFRPAVARIVGDQVLVSHPAIAAPKSVRYAWANVARGNLYNKAGLPASPFRCAVE, via the coding sequence ATGAAACCCTGCGTTGCCCTGCTTATCTGCATCCTCACCGCCCTTGCGGCGAACGCTCAGGCCGAGCTGAAACTCGCCAGTCCTTTCGGGGATCACATGGTTCTTCAGCGCGGTCGCTCGATTCCCGTCTGGGGCTGGGCCCTTCCGGAGCAGAGGGTAGAGGTGGCGTTTGCGGCGATTCGAGCCGAGACCCGAGCCGATCGCCAGGGGAGCTGGAGCATTGATTTGCCAGCTCTCGAGGCCTCTTCCGAACCAAGGCACCTCACGGTCTCGATCCCGGCTACGGGAGAGTCGATACGGATTTCCGACGTCTTGGTGGGCGAGGTTTGGCTTTGCGGCGGGCAGTCCAACATGGAGCGTCAGCTAGGTCCGCGCGAGGGGCAGAAGGAGATCGTGGGGTGGCGCTCCGAAGCGGCGAGCGCCGATCTGCCTTTGATCCGAGAGCTCTATGTCGAGCAGAGTCTCTCCCTGGCGCCGAGGAAGCAAGTCGAAGCGCGCTGGCGCGTCTGCGCACCGGAAACGGTCAAGGATTTCACTGCGGTCGGTTTCTTTTTCGCCCGCTCCTTGAGCGAAAGCGCCTTGGCCGGCGTCCCGATCGGCATCATCCACAGCTCCTGGGGAGGCACTCCTGCTGAAGCTTGGACCAGTCGCGAAGGATTGCAGGGATTTGCGTCGATGCGCAGCGATTTGGACTTGATCGACTTGCGAGCCAGAGATCCCGAAGCAGCCGCTCGGCGCTACGAGGCGCAGCTCGAGGCTTGGTTCGAAACCATCGATCCCTCCGCTCCCGGCGCGAAGCGGGCGAGCTTGGATTTGGAAGACGATACTTGGGAGGCGATAAGGCTGCCTGTGATGTGGGAGAACGCTGGCCATGAGGGGTACGATGGGGTCGCATGGATGCGCAAGCGGTTCCATGTGCCGCCCAGTTGGCTTGGCCAGCCTTTGACGCTGCGACTGGGGGCGATCGACGATTTGGATACGACTTTCCTAAATGGGAAAAAGCTCGGCACCACCAGCGGATGGACGACCGAACGCGTTTACGAAATCCCCTCCGAGCTGGTCCGGGCAGGGGAGAATGTAGTCGCCATTCGGATACTGGATACCGGAGGAGGTGGAGGCGTCTGGAACGAGTCGCTGCCTTTGGAGATCGGTCCCTCGAGCGGCGAGTATGATGCCGTGTCGCTGGCAGGAGAGTGGAGAGTCCGCTTTGGTCCGCCGCTCGATTGGAGCGTCCCGCCGCCGATGGATGTGGCGGAAAGCCCTTCGGCGCCGACCGCGCTTTTCAACGCCATGATCGCTCCGCTGGTTCCGTACGCCATGCGCGGCTGCGTTTTCTATCAGGGCGAAGCCAACGCAGGCCGGGCCGAGCAGTACGCGCGATTGCTGCCAGCTTTGATCGAGGATTGGCGGAGTCGCTGGGGCCAGGGATCGTTTCCGTTTCTGTACGTTCAGATCGCGCCCTTCAGCGGCATGCCGCCGGAGATCAGGGAGGCCCAACTGCAGGCTTTGAAGGGCACGAGCAATACCGCCATGGCGGTCACTATCGACGTCGGAGACGCGCGCGATATCCACCCGGCCCTCAAAAAGCCGGTGGGCGAGAGATTGGCCCTCGCGGCCCGAGCCTTGGCCTATGGGGAAGGCGTCGAATACTCTGGACCGCTTTTCGAGCAGTGCCGCCTTCAAGGGACGAGCGTCGCGGTGGAGTTCAGCCGTCTTGGCGGCGGTCTTGTCGCTCCCGACGGAGAGCTGATAGGATTTGAGATTGCGGACGGGGCGGGAGCGTTTCGCCCGGCGGTCGCCAGAATCGTGGGCGATCAGGTACTGGTTTCCCATCCGGCTATCGCAGCGCCGAAATCGGTCCGCTACGCCTGGGCGAACGTGGCCCGAGGAAACCTCTACAACAAAGCCGGACTACCTGCTTCGCCTTTTCGCTGCGCGGTGGAATAG
- a CDS encoding TolC family protein, whose product MRFFRLFIISSLLFASSVSAQFQSLAPEALMPGLREVIDVALKESEDMQLRELSEGIVKGRRIASSSAVLPSFTTNFSLRQEEDQGVRKELGFQERAVYNIRFRQPLYHWGAKQAEKQIGKTTYQAELLSTEYAKQQLVREIRRGYMNLVVQRQELEMRRQALELTKQELTFLREQKEAGTASSAQVGSKELDLERAELVYLRESYQWDDQISRFATLVGMEPERIESLLIEEIPEIEAVETEMVQALTSQFDAAVAADETVRRSALDIEVAEKRLKIERTSLKPKIDVELGMSSNALDSDGTRREQEYVFFGLSVGWNIFDGFRTKGDKMARSYELSRAEYQLNSRVRSLLLGYEKQLREVELARRALEIEERVLTMNEGFLKRLVEEIERKNASQSEYDEFEQKYLAAKIRAQRARATYLDTLGYLLMQLKVDSISER is encoded by the coding sequence ATGCGTTTTTTTCGCCTTTTCATCATCAGCTCCCTCCTTTTCGCGTCTTCGGTGTCGGCCCAGTTCCAGTCTCTGGCTCCGGAGGCCTTGATGCCGGGCTTGCGGGAAGTGATCGATGTCGCTCTCAAAGAGTCGGAGGACATGCAGCTTCGGGAGTTGAGCGAAGGCATCGTCAAGGGGCGGCGCATCGCCTCCAGCTCTGCAGTGCTGCCGAGCTTCACCACGAATTTTTCGCTGCGGCAGGAGGAGGATCAGGGCGTGCGCAAGGAGCTGGGCTTTCAGGAGCGGGCGGTTTATAACATTCGCTTTCGCCAGCCGCTCTATCACTGGGGGGCGAAGCAGGCGGAGAAGCAGATTGGAAAAACCACCTACCAGGCGGAGCTGCTCAGCACGGAGTACGCGAAGCAGCAGCTGGTGCGGGAAATCAGGCGGGGCTACATGAACCTGGTGGTGCAGCGACAGGAGCTGGAGATGCGTCGCCAGGCCTTGGAGCTGACGAAGCAGGAACTGACGTTTCTGCGCGAGCAGAAGGAGGCGGGAACCGCCAGCTCGGCTCAGGTCGGTTCGAAGGAGCTGGATCTGGAGCGGGCAGAACTGGTTTATCTGAGGGAGTCCTACCAATGGGACGACCAGATTTCGCGCTTCGCCACTTTGGTGGGAATGGAGCCGGAGCGCATCGAATCGCTGCTTATCGAAGAGATCCCGGAAATCGAAGCGGTAGAAACGGAGATGGTGCAAGCCTTGACTTCTCAGTTCGATGCCGCGGTGGCGGCCGATGAGACGGTTCGCAGAAGCGCCTTGGACATCGAGGTGGCGGAGAAGCGGCTCAAGATCGAAAGGACCTCGCTCAAACCGAAGATCGATGTGGAGCTAGGCATGTCGTCCAACGCGCTCGACTCCGATGGTACCCGCCGCGAGCAGGAGTACGTTTTTTTCGGCCTATCGGTAGGTTGGAATATCTTCGATGGCTTTCGCACCAAGGGGGATAAGATGGCTCGTTCCTACGAGCTCTCGCGGGCGGAGTATCAGCTCAATAGCCGGGTGCGCTCGCTGCTGCTCGGCTACGAAAAGCAGTTGCGCGAGGTGGAGCTCGCTCGACGGGCCCTCGAGATCGAAGAGCGCGTCCTGACCATGAACGAAGGGTTCCTGAAGCGACTGGTGGAGGAGATCGAGCGAAAGAACGCCTCCCAATCCGAATACGACGAATTCGAACAGAAGTACCTTGCGGCTAAGATCCGGGCCCAGCGGGCGCGCGCCACTTATCTGGATACGCTCGGCTACTTGCTTATGCAGCTCAAGGTCGACTCGATTTCCGAACGATGA
- a CDS encoding efflux RND transporter periplasmic adaptor subunit, with the protein MKTGLLVKIFVALAVIAGGSIYFVSSLKPTAVVSTARRSVAVRSVPGTVQVVAAKEMFVRNELGGRVVESRLDLGKEVAEGDLLVAMDLGDLEIGIEKVKIEIEAAKLSVEQGSTKQFDLVSAQERLTEAKRRFDIGGASQSELDRREREIQGIEQAIDAEMSAKEVRLAQLENELKLLERNREKMFIRAPIDGVISEVYAFRGDLLRGGEQIARLISLDRIVEVRVSEENFAGVEVGQIARVKFLGYSDQTFDGTVSKTLPVADPETQRYTVHLDLDIDRERLFPGLTGEATITLDEREDALIIPGSAILGDRVFLVEDGVVEMREIEKGFGSMTNVEIRSGLEAGDQVIVEELELFKVGDKVKTEEKTF; encoded by the coding sequence ATGAAGACAGGTTTGCTAGTTAAGATTTTCGTAGCCTTGGCGGTGATCGCGGGAGGAAGCATTTATTTCGTCTCCTCGCTGAAGCCCACTGCGGTGGTATCGACCGCTCGTCGCAGCGTGGCGGTGCGCTCGGTCCCTGGCACCGTTCAGGTGGTCGCGGCCAAGGAGATGTTCGTGCGCAACGAGCTTGGCGGGCGCGTGGTGGAGTCTCGCCTCGATCTCGGCAAGGAGGTTGCGGAAGGGGATCTGCTCGTCGCCATGGACTTGGGCGACCTGGAGATCGGCATCGAGAAAGTGAAGATCGAGATCGAGGCAGCCAAGCTTTCGGTGGAGCAGGGCTCCACCAAGCAGTTCGACTTGGTGAGCGCTCAGGAGCGCTTGACCGAGGCCAAGCGGAGATTCGACATCGGTGGGGCCAGTCAATCGGAGCTGGATCGTCGCGAGCGGGAAATCCAAGGCATCGAGCAAGCGATCGACGCCGAGATGAGCGCAAAGGAAGTGCGTTTGGCCCAGTTGGAAAACGAGCTGAAGCTCCTCGAGCGAAACCGTGAAAAGATGTTTATCCGGGCTCCGATCGATGGCGTGATCTCCGAAGTGTATGCGTTTCGTGGGGACCTGCTGCGCGGAGGCGAGCAGATCGCCCGTCTGATCTCGCTCGATCGCATCGTGGAAGTGCGGGTGAGCGAAGAGAATTTCGCAGGGGTCGAGGTCGGCCAGATCGCTCGTGTGAAGTTTCTTGGATACAGCGACCAAACCTTCGACGGAACCGTTTCGAAAACCTTGCCCGTGGCCGATCCGGAAACGCAGCGCTACACGGTGCATCTGGATCTGGACATCGATCGGGAGCGCCTCTTTCCAGGGTTGACCGGAGAGGCGACCATCACGCTCGACGAGCGGGAAGACGCCTTGATCATTCCCGGTTCCGCGATCCTAGGCGACCGCGTGTTTCTGGTGGAGGATGGCGTGGTCGAGATGCGCGAGATCGAGAAAGGCTTCGGCAGCATGACCAACGTGGAGATCCGCTCTGGCTTGGAGGCGGGCGATCAAGTGATCGTGGAGGAGCTGGAGCTCTTCAAGGTCGGTGACAAGGTAAAGACCGAGGAAAAGACCTTTTAG
- a CDS encoding sugar phosphate nucleotidyltransferase: MKPTLLVLAAGMGSRFGGLKQMEPVGPKGEWILDYSVRDAAAAGFEKVVFVIRKEMETEFRALTEAKYRDQLQIAYAFQETTDTPIEVPHGGQRSKPWGTGHAVYAAREHLDAPFAVINADDFYGAAAFRELAHFLSDAANQSAGETYALVGYQLSNTLSEHGSVSRGVCATNENAELVSIEEHTDIAAASATEIRAKNARGETVTLPPDTLVSLNCWGFPAGWAKKLEQLFADFLKARGSEAKSEFYLPAAVDSLIKTGQARAVVLPCSARWLGVTHREDLPAVRAAIAEITSQ, encoded by the coding sequence ATGAAACCGACGTTGCTCGTTCTCGCAGCAGGCATGGGAAGCCGTTTCGGCGGCTTGAAGCAAATGGAACCGGTGGGTCCAAAGGGAGAGTGGATCCTCGACTACTCCGTTCGCGATGCCGCGGCGGCTGGTTTCGAGAAGGTGGTCTTCGTGATCCGCAAGGAAATGGAAACCGAATTCCGAGCCTTGACCGAAGCCAAATACCGCGACCAGCTCCAGATCGCCTACGCGTTCCAGGAGACGACCGACACTCCCATCGAAGTCCCCCACGGCGGACAGCGCAGCAAGCCATGGGGCACCGGGCACGCCGTCTACGCGGCTCGCGAGCACCTCGACGCTCCCTTCGCGGTTATCAACGCGGACGACTTCTATGGCGCCGCCGCCTTTCGCGAACTGGCCCATTTTCTCTCCGACGCGGCGAACCAGTCCGCTGGCGAAACCTACGCCCTGGTAGGCTACCAGCTGAGCAATACGCTTTCGGAGCATGGTTCCGTTTCGCGTGGCGTATGCGCCACCAACGAAAATGCGGAACTCGTTTCCATCGAGGAACACACCGATATCGCCGCAGCTTCGGCCACGGAAATTCGTGCGAAAAACGCTCGAGGCGAAACGGTCACACTGCCTCCCGACACGCTCGTTTCCCTCAACTGCTGGGGCTTCCCCGCTGGCTGGGCCAAGAAGCTGGAACAGCTGTTCGCCGATTTCCTCAAAGCTCGCGGCAGCGAAGCGAAGTCGGAGTTCTATCTGCCCGCCGCAGTGGACAGCCTGATCAAAACCGGCCAAGCCCGAGCTGTGGTGCTGCCCTGCAGCGCTCGCTGGCTAGGGGTCACCCACCGGGAAGACTTGCCAGCGGTGCGAGCCGCTATCGCGGAAATCACCTCCCAATAG
- a CDS encoding TonB family protein, which translates to MKSSTHSAKLGIISLVAALALPMLASAGQTVPTPKKTVAPHLSSALRDASGEVRLLVEINEYGFVTDAQVAESTNSALDQASLSAIQEWVFTPAMEDGQPIASKAIQPFSFNHGSIVLAEKATPEDKHPSVKNSVSPELGDELRAITGEVVLQASVNASGKVESVQVKSSTHSELEPAAAAALEQWSFKPAVKAGQAIASQIIIPFHFEGKGTRDIVAKAKDSSSLDKAPVAIRQVSPELPRELRSERGEAKLKLTVDENGYVADVEVLESSNEALSAAATAAALQWKFKPAVENGQAIASKVVQPFSLNGGLLMADLPVDSMPVVKRSVSPKLPEQLNGVMGYVKVRLDLDAQGRVVNASSTKSSHDELVQPTIEAAKSWTFKPAVRDGEEVSSSVIVPFVFNEKG; encoded by the coding sequence ATGAAAAGCTCAACTCACTCCGCAAAACTGGGAATCATCTCACTGGTCGCCGCGCTCGCTCTACCGATGCTCGCCTCCGCCGGCCAAACCGTTCCCACGCCAAAGAAAACCGTAGCGCCTCATCTCAGCAGCGCTCTTCGCGACGCCTCGGGCGAAGTTCGACTTCTGGTCGAGATCAACGAGTACGGCTTCGTCACCGACGCTCAGGTCGCGGAATCGACCAACAGCGCTCTCGATCAGGCCTCCCTTTCCGCTATCCAGGAATGGGTGTTCACCCCCGCCATGGAAGACGGTCAGCCGATCGCCTCCAAGGCCATCCAACCGTTCTCCTTTAACCACGGGTCCATCGTTCTGGCGGAAAAGGCCACTCCCGAGGACAAGCACCCTTCGGTCAAGAACTCCGTAAGTCCGGAGTTGGGCGACGAGCTTCGCGCTATCACCGGAGAAGTGGTGCTGCAAGCCAGCGTGAACGCCTCCGGCAAGGTCGAATCCGTGCAGGTCAAGAGCTCCACGCACAGCGAGCTGGAACCAGCCGCCGCCGCGGCTCTCGAGCAGTGGTCCTTCAAGCCAGCCGTCAAGGCCGGCCAGGCCATCGCCTCGCAGATCATCATCCCTTTCCACTTCGAAGGCAAAGGCACACGTGACATCGTGGCCAAGGCAAAGGACTCCTCCAGCCTCGACAAGGCTCCGGTAGCGATTCGCCAAGTCAGTCCCGAGCTTCCCCGCGAGCTGCGCAGCGAGCGCGGCGAAGCGAAGCTAAAGCTCACCGTGGACGAAAACGGCTACGTCGCCGATGTGGAAGTTCTCGAGTCGAGCAACGAGGCCCTCAGCGCCGCGGCCACCGCAGCGGCCCTGCAGTGGAAATTCAAGCCAGCCGTCGAAAACGGCCAGGCCATCGCTTCCAAGGTGGTTCAACCGTTCAGCCTCAACGGCGGCCTCCTGATGGCGGATCTGCCTGTCGACAGCATGCCAGTGGTGAAGCGCTCCGTTTCCCCTAAGCTTCCGGAGCAGCTGAACGGCGTGATGGGCTACGTGAAGGTGCGCCTGGACCTCGACGCCCAAGGACGCGTGGTCAACGCTTCCAGCACCAAGTCCTCGCACGACGAACTGGTGCAGCCGACCATCGAAGCGGCTAAAAGCTGGACCTTCAAACCAGCCGTACGCGACGGCGAAGAGGTTTCCTCATCCGTGATCGTCCCCTTCGTTTTCAACGAAAAAGGCTGA